The Gossypium raimondii isolate GPD5lz chromosome 2, ASM2569854v1, whole genome shotgun sequence genome segment aaattttaaatcactttaaatttgaattattttgggtttaactCACTTTAAATTTTACCTCCAATTAAACtcattacaatatttttttttgttaaatatatacattttttttttttgcgtccaaagaaaaagaataaaaaagttgcttcgaaaaaaatttaaagattgcTTTGTTACCTGATGGGGAAGGAGCAGGTGTGGGAGTAGCTGTAGCAAGAACACATAATCAAATCATGGATAATTAGtttctcacaaaaaaaaatatatgaatgattcaaCTATAtcttactatttaaaaataacaaaaaatatatgatGATCCAGCTTTAGCTCAATTCGATTGTTGTTATTTGAAGAATCAAGAGAATGGGAATATGAACGCCTTAAGGAAGTATTATattcctaattaaaaatttagtgattCTAAATAGGAGGAGGATGGATTTGCAAATTTTGATGAGAACAACCACTgaattaagatttttaaatatcggttcaatttctttgtttgaATCAATATAGTAGCTGGTTTTcggtttttttatgaaataaaagaagGTATCAACCCTTTTTTTTCATCCAAACAGAAAAACAAAGAGGTGATGGCTAGAAACACTGACCGGGGATGCAGCCGTTCATCTTATCAGTGACACCGCAGCCACAAGTGATCCTAAGAGCTGCAGGGATGGGGATGCTGATGTTGAAAGAACTAAGCAAAGTAGAGTTATTAATGAGGCTGCAAAGGCAAGTAAGTTCAGTAGCGACGGCTTGTCTGAGAGGGTCACAGCAATCGCCTTGCAGTTGGAGAGTGGCGTTGTTGAAGTAAGGAGCACAAGACATCAAGCTCTGCAAACAAGTCGGATCCGCAACCGTAACTGTCGCTATCTTCGTCCCCAATATCACAAGGACCACCATCATCAACATCTTTTGAGCCATTGCGTTTTTCTCAATTACTCTAATTTCACTCTGCGTGTAgatgtttttcttcttctgccCAGCCCTCTCCTGGCCGCTCTGCCATTGCTTCTTATATACTAATTTCTTTGGAGTCACTTGGTCAGAGTTTAAAACAAGCATTTGGTTCAATACGGACATAttattttttgggtaaactacaaaaatagtcacttttgtttgcctcaaattacatattagtcacttatgtttaaaatgttacgttttagtcacttacattgttgttttgttacaaagtggtcactctaccattTAGCTCTATTACCTCCCTAACGGTGATCCTACGTGgtagtccaaatgggttttaaatgccaacgtGGATGTCCTACATggtagtccaaattaaatttatttaattaaaaacctatttttatcCTAGCAActagacatccaagttggcatttaaaatctATTTAGACTGCCACATAGGACTGCCGTTAGAGAGGTAACGAATTTTGACGGtggagtgaccacttcgtaacaaaacaataacataagtgactaaaacataacatttcaaacataagtgactaatatgtaatttaaggcaaacaaaaatgatcatttttatagttttttttagaaTAGAATAGAAAACAGTGCAAAGAACAAATATGAGCTGAAAAGGAGCGTTGGAGTCTGGAGAAGGTGATAATGATGAATAGATTTGACGGAGGATGGAAGCTTCTTAAATCATCAGAAAATGGTGGGTGTTCCTATCCTCGCTTGGGAAAGTGTGATcattattagtttaattttacaaGTTAAACCATTATTCTtcttgttaaattattttatagtgctgtaaataagaaataaattaaagacaaattaaaaaaacttcaactatttaaaaataattaaaataaaagtatgg includes the following:
- the LOC128031890 gene encoding non-specific lipid transfer protein GPI-anchored 7-like — translated: MAQKMLMMVVLVILGTKIATVTVADPTCLQSLMSCAPYFNNATLQLQGDCCDPLRQAVATELTCLCSLINNSTLLSSFNISIPIPAALRITCGCGVTDKMNGCIPATPTPAPSPSATSPKAAPLITRR